CAGAGACCGGGCAGGCTGGCTTGACGGTGTCACCGTCACCGGAGGCGAACCAACGACTGTTTCCGGTGTAGGCGAACTGTTGTGGGAACTGAAAAAGACCGGGCTCCCGATCAAGATGGATACCAACGGTATGCGCCCGGACGTCGTGCAGGAGTTGCTGCAATGCAAACTCGTCGACACCTTCGCTGTGGATGTCAAAGGTCCATGGGCCAAATATCCCGCCCTGACCGGCCATGCCGTTTCCGAAATAGCTGCCCAGGCCAATATGCAGCGCATCTTTGACATGGCAAAAGCCACAACAGATTCTTTCTATTTCCGATGCACACAGGTTCCCGGGCTGACCGAGGCTGACCTGGACATTGCACGGGGCTATCTGCCGCAGGAATATGAGTTGACCATTCAAAAATACGTTCCACCCAGGAGGAAGCAGGAGCATGCCAAGCCAAATCATGAAGAGAGACGGCCGGTTGGAAACGTGGTCATCTGACCGCATCGCCCAGGCCATTTTCAAAGCCCTCAGTGCCAGCGGCATCAAGGATCCGATTCTCTCCAAACGCCTTGCCAAGAAAGTTGAGACAAAACTCAGCCATATGGACATTCCTGAACAGGAACATGTCCAGAATATGGTCGAACAAGTTCTCATGGAATCCCGTCAGTACGAGATAGCCAAAAAATACATACTGTATCGCGAACAGCGCCGTCAGCTTCGAAGTGAAAAGGAAGCCTATCTCAATATCAAGGATGTCATCGACACCTACCTTGATCAGGCGGATTGGCGAGTCAATGAGAACGCCAACATGACCCACTCATTCCAGGGTCTGATGCTTCATCTCTCCGGCACGGTTCAGGCCCGTTACGCACTGGAAAAGTACCCCGAAGAAATTCGTCTGGCTCATGAGCACGGCTATTTCCATATACATGATCTTTCGTTCGGCCTGGCCGGTTACTGTGCAGGCTGGTCCCTGCGCGATCTCCTTTTTGAGGGCTTCAACCTTGAAGGACGCGCTTCTGCCGGTCCTGCCAAGCATTTTGACACCGCACTCGGTCAGATGAACAACTTCCTCGGCACCCTGCAAAACGAATGGGCCGGAGCACAGGCGTTCAACAACGTCGACACGTATCTTGCGCCTTTCGTCAAGGCGGACAACCTGAGTTACAAGCAGGTCCGCCAGTGTATGCAGAAGTTCGTGTTCAATCTCAACACGACCTCCCGCTGGGGCGGTCAATCCCCCTTCACCAATCTTTCTTTTGATCTGGTAGCTCCCAAGCACATCGCCTCCGAACCGATCATAATGGGCGGCAAGTATGACGATGAACTGACGTACGGTGATTTCCAAGAAGAAATGGACATGATCAACCAAGCCTACATCGAGGTCATGCTCGAAGGCGATCACCACTCCAGAATCTTCTCGTTCCCGATTCCGACTTACAACGTCACTGAAGATTTCCCATGGGAGTCAGAGATTGGCGAATCACTCATGAAGCTGACCGCCAAATATGGTGTGCCGTATTTCCAGAACTTCATCAGCTCTGACCTCAATCCAGAAGATGTGCGCTCCATGTGTTGCCGCCTCCAGATGGACCTGCGAGAACTGCGCAACAAGACCGGTGGTCTGTTCGGCGCTGGCGATTTGACCGGCTCCATCGGTGTTGTCACCCTGAACCTGCCGAAACTCGCATATCTGGCTCAGTCGGAAGATGACTTCCTCGATTTGGTCGAAGAATATGCCGAGCTGGCTAAGGATTCGTTGGAATACAAACGCAAGGTTATTAACGGCAACCTCGATGCAGGCATGTTCCCGTGGTCCAAACGGTATCTCAAAAACGGCTACAAGGGCCATTTCTCCACCATCGGTCTGCTCGGCGGTCATGAAGCCTGCCTGAATCTCATAGGCAAGGGCATTGAAACCGAAGGCGGCATCAGACTGATGCGTCGCACACTGAATCATCTGCGCCGCATTACCGCCCGCTTCCAGGAAGAGACCGGCTCCCTGTATAACCTTGAGGCCACACCCGCCGAAGGCACCAGTTACCGGCTGGCCAAGATCGACAAGTCTCTGTACGCTGACATCCAGGCACAG
The genomic region above belongs to uncultured Pseudodesulfovibrio sp. and contains:
- a CDS encoding ribonucleoside triphosphate reductase, translated to MPSQIMKRDGRLETWSSDRIAQAIFKALSASGIKDPILSKRLAKKVETKLSHMDIPEQEHVQNMVEQVLMESRQYEIAKKYILYREQRRQLRSEKEAYLNIKDVIDTYLDQADWRVNENANMTHSFQGLMLHLSGTVQARYALEKYPEEIRLAHEHGYFHIHDLSFGLAGYCAGWSLRDLLFEGFNLEGRASAGPAKHFDTALGQMNNFLGTLQNEWAGAQAFNNVDTYLAPFVKADNLSYKQVRQCMQKFVFNLNTTSRWGGQSPFTNLSFDLVAPKHIASEPIIMGGKYDDELTYGDFQEEMDMINQAYIEVMLEGDHHSRIFSFPIPTYNVTEDFPWESEIGESLMKLTAKYGVPYFQNFISSDLNPEDVRSMCCRLQMDLRELRNKTGGLFGAGDLTGSIGVVTLNLPKLAYLAQSEDDFLDLVEEYAELAKDSLEYKRKVINGNLDAGMFPWSKRYLKNGYKGHFSTIGLLGGHEACLNLIGKGIETEGGIRLMRRTLNHLRRITARFQEETGSLYNLEATPAEGTSYRLAKIDKSLYADIQAQGNGTPYYTNSTQLPVGISEDVLYALEHQNQLQPLYTGGTVFHTFLGEAVTDPKALKSFILKAFTKTKIPYVSITPTFSICKEHGYILGEHFECPTCGEEAEVYTRIVGYYRPVSRWNKGKQAEYTDRVVFSDCLCS
- a CDS encoding anaerobic ribonucleoside-triphosphate reductase activating protein, giving the protein MNEHAGVWKYVRGFENLSLCDWPGRATCIIFLGGCNLHCPTCHNFELAWDMQSLPAIDPVRIKSYLRDRAGWLDGVTVTGGEPTTVSGVGELLWELKKTGLPIKMDTNGMRPDVVQELLQCKLVDTFAVDVKGPWAKYPALTGHAVSEIAAQANMQRIFDMAKATTDSFYFRCTQVPGLTEADLDIARGYLPQEYELTIQKYVPPRRKQEHAKPNHEERRPVGNVVI